The Streptomyces sp. Alt3 genome has a segment encoding these proteins:
- the pcaB gene encoding 3-carboxy-cis,cis-muconate cycloisomerase, with protein sequence MHESDAGLLAPGRAGSAAEAATGDHAFLQALLDAEAALTRAQAASGTAPAEAGRAVTAAADAGRFDVRELALRARAGGNPVIPLVAALSAAVDEEVRPFVHRGATSQDILDTAAMLVASRTIAPVLDDLGRTADTLERLAAEHRDTPMPGRTLTQHAVPTTFGLKAAGWRSLVLDARDRLRTVRGALPVQLGGAAGTLAAFPAPDGTPAGPGLVAAFARETGLAEPLLPWHALRTPVADLAGALAFTAGALGRTAVDVLTLSRTEIAELSEGSGGGSSAMPHKANPVRATLIAAAARRAPGAAATLFGSLAAGDERPAGAWHAEWEPLRDLLRLAGGAARDAAELAGGLRVFPAAMRSNLGLTGGLIVSERLAAVAAGRVGRARAKEILTEAAGLARDEGRPLAEILAGEPAFEGLDLVELTDPARYTGCAGTLTDRALERR encoded by the coding sequence ATGCACGAGAGCGATGCCGGCCTCCTCGCCCCTGGGCGCGCCGGCTCCGCCGCCGAGGCCGCCACCGGTGACCACGCCTTCCTGCAGGCCCTCCTGGACGCCGAAGCGGCGCTCACCCGGGCCCAGGCCGCCTCCGGGACGGCGCCGGCCGAGGCGGGGCGGGCGGTCACCGCGGCCGCGGACGCCGGCCGATTCGACGTACGCGAGCTGGCTCTGCGGGCACGGGCGGGCGGCAACCCCGTGATTCCGCTGGTCGCCGCCCTGTCGGCGGCGGTCGACGAGGAGGTACGGCCCTTCGTCCACCGGGGTGCGACCAGCCAGGACATCCTCGACACCGCGGCGATGCTCGTCGCGTCACGGACCATCGCACCGGTCCTCGACGACCTGGGACGTACCGCCGACACGCTGGAGCGGCTCGCCGCGGAGCACCGCGACACGCCGATGCCCGGCCGCACCCTGACGCAGCACGCGGTGCCCACGACGTTCGGTCTCAAGGCGGCGGGCTGGCGGTCGCTGGTGCTCGACGCGCGGGACCGCCTGCGGACGGTGCGGGGCGCGCTCCCCGTCCAGCTCGGCGGCGCCGCGGGCACGCTGGCCGCCTTCCCCGCCCCGGACGGGACTCCGGCGGGGCCCGGGCTCGTGGCCGCCTTCGCACGGGAGACCGGTCTGGCCGAACCGCTGCTGCCCTGGCACGCCCTGCGCACCCCGGTCGCCGATCTGGCCGGCGCGCTCGCTTTCACCGCGGGCGCGCTGGGCAGGACGGCGGTCGATGTGCTCACCCTGTCCCGTACGGAGATCGCCGAGCTCTCGGAGGGATCCGGCGGTGGTTCCTCGGCGATGCCGCACAAGGCCAATCCGGTCCGCGCCACCCTGATCGCCGCCGCGGCACGCCGTGCGCCCGGCGCGGCGGCCACGCTGTTCGGCTCGCTCGCCGCCGGGGACGAGAGGCCCGCCGGGGCCTGGCACGCCGAGTGGGAGCCGTTGCGTGACCTGCTGCGCCTGGCCGGCGGGGCGGCCCGGGACGCGGCGGAACTCGCCGGGGGGCTCCGGGTGTTCCCCGCCGCCATGCGGAGCAACCTGGGGCTGACCGGCGGGCTGATCGTCTCCGAGCGGCTGGCCGCGGTCGCCGCCGGGCGGGTGGGCCGCGCCCGCGCGAAGGAGATCCTGACGGAGGCCGCCGGCCTGGCCCGCGACGAGGGGAGACCTCTGGCGGAGATCCTTGCGGGAGAACCCGCCTTCGAGGGCCTGGACCTCGTGGAACTGACCGACCCCGCCCGGTACACAGGCTGTGCCGGGACCCTCACCGACCGCGCCCTGGAGCGCCGATGA
- the pcaDC gene encoding bifunctional 3-oxoadipate enol-lactonase/4-carboxymuconolactone decarboxylase PcaDC: protein MTTTPARLLHHHAEGPASAPPLLLGPSLGTSTALWDGVAPELSAAHRVVRWDLPGHGGSPAGLIGPGADVADLGALVLTLADSLSLDRFSYAGVSLGGAVGLWLAVHHPERVDRLAVVCSSAHFGDPGPWRERAALVRAEGLGKVAESAAGRWFTPGFTEPRLLDDLLGTDPAAYAACCDALAECDLRPGLPGIQAPTLVVAGRDDPATPPAHAREIADGIPGAALTELPHASHLAPAERPEAVREALRAHFAPGERGSGTAVRREVLGDAHVDRAQAATSEFTAPFQDFISRYAWGEIWTDPTLSRRERSLITLTALVAHGHHDELAMHVRAAVRNGLSPREIGAALLQTGVYCGVPAANSAFAVADRVLAEMARTERDGPR from the coding sequence ATGACCACGACACCCGCCCGCCTCCTCCACCATCACGCCGAGGGGCCGGCAAGTGCTCCCCCGCTGCTGCTCGGCCCCTCGCTCGGCACCTCCACCGCGCTCTGGGACGGGGTCGCGCCCGAGCTCTCCGCCGCCCACCGGGTGGTGCGGTGGGACCTTCCGGGGCACGGTGGCTCGCCCGCCGGACTGATCGGACCGGGGGCGGACGTCGCCGATCTGGGCGCACTGGTGCTGACACTCGCCGACTCGCTGTCCCTGGACCGGTTCTCGTACGCCGGAGTGTCGCTGGGCGGCGCCGTGGGCCTCTGGCTCGCCGTCCACCACCCGGAGCGCGTCGACCGCCTGGCCGTGGTGTGTTCGTCCGCCCACTTCGGCGACCCGGGGCCGTGGCGGGAACGGGCCGCCCTGGTACGGGCCGAGGGACTGGGCAAGGTCGCGGAGAGCGCGGCGGGCCGCTGGTTCACACCCGGATTCACCGAGCCACGACTGCTCGACGATCTGCTGGGCACGGACCCCGCGGCCTACGCCGCGTGCTGCGACGCGCTCGCCGAGTGCGACCTGCGGCCCGGCCTGCCCGGGATCCAGGCACCGACGCTGGTCGTCGCCGGACGCGACGACCCCGCGACCCCGCCCGCGCACGCCCGGGAGATCGCCGACGGGATCCCGGGCGCCGCACTGACCGAACTGCCGCACGCCTCCCACCTGGCGCCCGCCGAACGCCCCGAGGCCGTGAGGGAGGCGCTGCGCGCCCACTTCGCTCCGGGAGAACGCGGCAGCGGGACGGCGGTGCGCCGCGAGGTCCTCGGTGATGCGCACGTGGACCGGGCGCAGGCGGCGACCTCGGAATTCACCGCGCCCTTCCAGGACTTCATCTCGCGCTACGCCTGGGGCGAGATCTGGACCGACCCCACTCTGTCCCGCCGGGAACGCAGCCTCATCACGCTGACCGCCCTGGTCGCGCACGGTCATCACGATGAACTGGCCATGCACGTCCGCGCGGCGGTACGCAACGGCCTCAGCCCGCGCGAGATCGGGGCGGCCCTCCTGCAGACGGGGGTCTACTGCGGCGTCCCGGCGGCGAACTCGGCGTTCGCGGTGGCCGACCGGGTGCTCGCGGAGATGGCACGGACGGAGCGGGACGGGCCTCGGTAG
- a CDS encoding phospholipid scramblase-related protein — translation MTTQSNIPAGWHPDPHGAPQLLRYWDGSRWTEHTHPAQGQAPAQAQPQAGGPYAGQAQPQAVMPQQQYAPQQAAPAQAVPQQGAPGAGTLFDQQVLVVNQKAKLIELTNEYSVFDQQGNTVGSVVQVGQSALRKVLRFISSIDQYLTHRLEIRDAYGQPQLLLTRPAKFIKSRVVVQRPDGRPVGEIVQQNAIGKINFAMTVDGQQVGAIRAENWRAWNFAIVDHNGAEIARITKTWEGLAKTMFTTADNYVLQIHHRLPEPLLSLVVATALTVDTALKQDARGLG, via the coding sequence GTGACGACGCAATCGAACATACCTGCGGGCTGGCATCCGGATCCCCACGGAGCGCCGCAGCTGCTGCGCTACTGGGACGGCTCCCGGTGGACGGAACACACGCACCCGGCCCAGGGGCAGGCACCGGCCCAGGCCCAGCCGCAGGCGGGCGGGCCGTACGCCGGACAGGCACAGCCGCAGGCCGTGATGCCGCAGCAGCAGTACGCCCCGCAGCAGGCCGCCCCCGCACAGGCTGTCCCCCAGCAGGGAGCGCCCGGCGCCGGCACGCTGTTCGACCAGCAGGTGCTGGTGGTGAACCAGAAAGCCAAGCTGATCGAGCTCACGAACGAGTACAGCGTCTTCGACCAGCAGGGCAACACCGTCGGGTCGGTCGTCCAGGTCGGCCAGAGTGCCCTGCGGAAGGTCCTCAGGTTCATCTCCAGCATCGACCAGTACCTCACGCACCGGCTGGAGATCCGCGACGCCTACGGGCAGCCGCAACTGCTCCTGACCCGCCCGGCGAAGTTCATCAAGTCCCGGGTCGTGGTGCAGCGTCCCGACGGGCGGCCCGTCGGGGAGATCGTCCAGCAGAACGCCATCGGCAAGATCAACTTCGCCATGACGGTCGACGGACAGCAGGTCGGAGCGATCAGGGCCGAGAACTGGCGCGCGTGGAACTTCGCCATCGTCGACCACAACGGCGCCGAGATCGCCAGGATCACCAAGACCTGGGAGGGCCTGGCGAAGACCATGTTCACCACGGCGGACAACTACGTGCTCCAGATCCACCACCGGCTCCCCGAACCGCTGCTGAGCCTCGTGGTGGCGACGGCGCTGACCGTGGACACCGCGCTCAAGCAGGACGCCCGCGGCCTCGGCTGA
- a CDS encoding DUF3105 domain-containing protein: MASAKNQNSPAAARRAKLEEARRKERARERRSRIITITAAVVVVAGLVAGGGYLMSAADEKDKAEDQARTSPVTGEKSWDDLAQDHVETPVDYPMNPPVGGNHNPVWMNCDADVYTEAIPNENAVHSLEHGAVWVTYNDKAAAADIKALSGRVEKTPYSLMSPVADQKDPLMLSAWGKQLTVKSATDARVAQFFTKYVQGAQTPEPGAACSGGVAK; this comes from the coding sequence ATGGCATCCGCCAAGAACCAGAACAGCCCTGCCGCCGCGCGCCGTGCCAAGCTCGAGGAGGCCCGCCGCAAGGAGCGGGCCCGCGAGCGGCGCAGCCGCATCATCACCATCACCGCGGCCGTGGTCGTGGTCGCCGGCCTCGTCGCCGGGGGCGGCTACCTGATGTCGGCCGCCGACGAGAAGGACAAGGCCGAGGACCAGGCCAGGACCTCACCCGTCACCGGGGAGAAGTCCTGGGACGACCTGGCCCAGGACCACGTCGAGACGCCCGTCGACTACCCGATGAACCCGCCGGTGGGCGGCAACCACAATCCGGTCTGGATGAACTGCGACGCGGACGTCTACACCGAGGCGATACCGAACGAGAACGCCGTCCACTCCCTGGAGCACGGCGCCGTCTGGGTCACGTACAACGACAAGGCGGCGGCAGCCGACATCAAGGCGCTCTCCGGGCGCGTCGAGAAGACGCCCTACTCCCTGATGAGCCCGGTGGCCGACCAGAAGGACCCGCTGATGCTCAGCGCCTGGGGGAAGCAGCTCACGGTGAAGAGTGCCACCGACGCCCGTGTCGCGCAGTTCTTCACCAAGTACGTCCAGGGCGCGCAGACCCCGGAGCCGGGCGCCGCCTGCTCCGGCGGGGTCGCCAAGTGA
- a CDS encoding DUF305 domain-containing protein: MVFVVAVGLVLLMVVRPSAASPSGSGAPGAVPAEGSADVGFARDMSVHHQQAVEMAFIVRDRTDDEDVRRLAYDIINTQANQRGMMLGWLESWDRPKTSERPPMEWMGHPVTPSDGSLMPGMATDTQLDRLRAADGKDAEVLFLRLMTVHHRAGADMAQAAAGAAGTDGIRGLAAGMARAQESETSLMADMLEARGAQP, translated from the coding sequence ATGGTGTTCGTCGTGGCCGTGGGGCTGGTGCTGCTGATGGTCGTACGCCCCTCGGCGGCTTCCCCTTCCGGCTCCGGCGCACCCGGTGCCGTCCCCGCGGAGGGCTCGGCCGACGTGGGCTTCGCCCGGGACATGTCGGTCCACCATCAGCAGGCGGTGGAGATGGCGTTCATCGTCCGGGACCGCACCGACGACGAGGACGTGCGCAGGCTCGCGTACGACATCATCAACACCCAGGCCAACCAGCGCGGCATGATGCTGGGATGGCTGGAGTCCTGGGACCGGCCCAAGACTTCGGAGCGGCCTCCGATGGAGTGGATGGGGCATCCGGTCACCCCGTCCGACGGCTCGCTCATGCCGGGCATGGCGACGGACACCCAGCTGGACCGGTTGCGCGCGGCGGACGGAAAGGACGCCGAGGTGCTGTTCCTCCGGCTGATGACCGTCCACCACCGCGCCGGGGCCGACATGGCGCAGGCGGCGGCCGGCGCGGCGGGCACGGACGGGATCAGGGGTCTGGCGGCGGGGATGGCCAGGGCCCAGGAGTCGGAGACCTCGCTCATGGCGGACATGCTCGAGGCCCGGGGAGCACAGCCCTGA
- a CDS encoding phytase, producing MRMHRSSRLAATAALGTALIALVPLSPAQARSLPSVGATAETAALYDDEAGGNANADDPAIWRNDADPGRSLVVATAKEGGLRVYGLDASLVQTVPAPAPATEDDAPGRFNNVDLVSGLRTPAGRADFAVVSDRGNDRLRVYRVDPSQPGGPLKDVTDPAAAPVFSSDQAEINEQRTAYGLATWQDRSTGRAYALVSRRNTTDLALLELRPTAAGTVGYRLVRTLSLPSSFRLPDGTSWTPCGEPGELPQVEGMVVDPANGMLYAGQEDVGIWRLPAGLRGRPVLVDKVREYGVPGTYDPETEECAPGADPGFGGKRLAADVEGLTLVRESGGDGYLMASGQGDNSFALYDREVSEDNEYEGGFRVGAVSADLDGSEECDGAAALDEPLGARYPHGLLVVQDGHETSASGSEEGREATGFKFVDLRAVKDAADL from the coding sequence GTGCGCATGCACCGCTCCTCCCGACTGGCGGCGACCGCCGCCCTCGGCACGGCGCTCATCGCTCTCGTCCCGCTCTCCCCCGCCCAGGCGAGGTCGCTGCCTTCCGTGGGCGCGACGGCGGAGACGGCCGCGCTGTACGACGACGAGGCGGGCGGCAACGCGAACGCCGACGACCCCGCGATCTGGCGCAACGACGCGGACCCCGGACGCAGCCTGGTCGTCGCCACCGCCAAGGAGGGCGGGCTCCGGGTGTACGGGCTGGACGCCTCCCTCGTGCAGACGGTCCCGGCACCGGCGCCCGCGACGGAGGACGACGCGCCGGGCAGGTTCAACAACGTCGACCTCGTGTCCGGGCTCCGCACCCCGGCCGGCCGCGCCGACTTCGCCGTGGTGAGCGACCGGGGCAACGACCGCCTCCGTGTGTACCGTGTCGACCCCTCGCAGCCCGGTGGCCCGCTGAAGGACGTCACGGACCCCGCCGCCGCCCCGGTGTTCTCGTCGGACCAGGCAGAGATCAACGAGCAGCGGACCGCGTACGGCCTCGCCACCTGGCAGGACCGTTCCACCGGGCGGGCGTACGCGCTCGTCAGCCGGCGCAACACCACGGACCTCGCACTGCTGGAGCTGCGGCCGACGGCGGCGGGCACGGTGGGCTACCGTCTGGTGCGGACCCTGTCCCTCCCCTCCTCCTTCCGCCTCCCGGACGGCACCTCGTGGACGCCGTGCGGCGAGCCGGGTGAGCTGCCCCAGGTCGAGGGCATGGTCGTCGACCCGGCGAACGGCATGCTCTACGCCGGCCAGGAGGACGTCGGCATCTGGCGCCTGCCGGCCGGGCTGCGAGGTCGCCCGGTCCTGGTGGACAAGGTGCGGGAGTACGGCGTCCCCGGGACGTACGACCCGGAGACAGAGGAGTGCGCTCCGGGCGCCGATCCGGGCTTCGGCGGCAAGCGGCTCGCGGCCGACGTGGAGGGCCTGACCCTCGTCCGTGAGTCCGGCGGCGACGGCTACCTGATGGCGTCGGGCCAGGGTGACAACTCCTTCGCGCTGTACGACCGCGAGGTCTCCGAGGACAACGAGTACGAGGGCGGCTTCCGTGTGGGCGCCGTCTCGGCCGATCTCGACGGCAGCGAGGAGTGCGACGGTGCCGCCGCGCTCGACGAGCCCCTGGGTGCCCGCTACCCGCACGGCCTGCTCGTGGTCCAGGACGGGCACGAGACCTCCGCGTCGGGCTCCGAGGAGGGCCGGGAGGCGACGGGCTTCAAGTTCGTCGACCTGCGCGCGGTGAAGGACGCGGCGGACCTGTAG
- a CDS encoding ROK family protein: protein MKSYLTPLGSKADKDTVRRHNLSLVLRAVRDEGEAGEATRAGVSARVGLTRAAVSSLVEQLLDSGFVTESGKTFSGQAGRPGTALKVARTGPAGLGVEINIDYVSVCVVDLAGTGRVRQTEHLDNRGAPPGEVLARAAGIAARTLDSAREQDLYPVGTALALPGLVSGGSVRQAPNLGWNQVAAEGLFGEALAGLRPGTAALPVRSENEANLAALAELWFGGLDTVRSFLYLTGEIGVGGALVLDGELLRGAHGFAGEIGHVVVDPAGPECRCGSRGCLEQYAGQSALLRAAGIGEGAGGAAGVMELERRAQAGDPVALAAVADAGRMLGQVLSGAVNLFDPDAVVLGGIYRGLMPWLSPPADEELTGRVVSGLWSRGGGRLRASSVAGDAARGAAALVMQDVLADPVAYSRPAPADV, encoded by the coding sequence ATGAAGAGCTACCTCACGCCCCTGGGGTCCAAGGCCGACAAGGACACCGTGCGGCGCCACAACCTGAGCCTCGTGCTGCGCGCCGTACGGGACGAGGGTGAGGCCGGTGAGGCGACCCGTGCCGGGGTGTCGGCCCGGGTCGGACTCACCCGGGCCGCGGTGTCCTCCCTGGTCGAGCAGCTGCTGGACAGCGGCTTCGTCACGGAGTCGGGCAAGACCTTCAGCGGTCAGGCGGGGCGCCCGGGTACGGCCCTGAAAGTGGCGCGCACCGGGCCCGCCGGACTCGGCGTGGAGATCAACATCGACTACGTGTCGGTGTGCGTCGTGGATCTGGCCGGCACCGGCCGGGTACGGCAGACCGAGCACCTGGACAACCGGGGCGCCCCGCCCGGGGAGGTGCTGGCCCGGGCGGCGGGGATCGCCGCACGCACGCTGGACTCGGCGCGGGAGCAGGATCTGTATCCGGTCGGCACGGCACTCGCACTGCCGGGACTCGTCTCGGGCGGCTCGGTCCGCCAGGCCCCGAACCTGGGCTGGAACCAGGTCGCGGCCGAGGGCCTCTTCGGTGAGGCGCTCGCCGGTCTGCGCCCCGGCACGGCCGCACTGCCCGTGCGCTCGGAGAACGAGGCCAATCTCGCGGCGCTGGCCGAACTGTGGTTCGGCGGGCTCGACACGGTGCGCAGCTTCCTCTACCTGACGGGCGAGATCGGTGTCGGTGGCGCCCTGGTGCTCGACGGCGAACTGCTGCGCGGCGCACACGGTTTCGCCGGGGAGATCGGGCATGTGGTGGTGGACCCGGCGGGCCCGGAGTGCCGGTGCGGTTCACGCGGCTGCCTGGAGCAGTACGCCGGCCAGTCGGCCCTGCTGCGCGCGGCCGGCATCGGTGAGGGAGCCGGCGGCGCCGCCGGTGTGATGGAACTGGAGCGGCGGGCCCAGGCCGGTGACCCGGTGGCGCTGGCCGCCGTGGCCGATGCCGGCCGGATGCTGGGTCAGGTGCTGTCCGGTGCGGTCAATCTGTTCGACCCGGACGCGGTCGTGCTCGGCGGGATATACCGCGGCCTGATGCCGTGGCTCTCGCCGCCCGCCGACGAGGAACTGACGGGCCGTGTGGTGTCCGGCCTCTGGTCCCGGGGCGGCGGCAGGCTCCGCGCGTCGTCCGTCGCGGGTGACGCGGCCCGGGGAGCGGCGGCGCTGGTGATGCAGGATGTGCTCGCCGACCCGGTCGCGTACTCGCGGCCCGCGCCGGCGGACGTCTGA
- the xylA gene encoding xylose isomerase: MTERFTPTSADRFTFGLWTVGWRGNDPFGDATRPALDPVESVERLAELGAHGVTFHDDDLIPFGSDEKERARLVGRFKDALERTGMKVPMATTNLFTHPVFKDGGFTSNDRDVRRFALRKVIRNIDLAAELGASTYVAWGGREGAESGGAKDVRLALDRMKEAFDLLGDYVTEQGYDLRFAIEPKPNEPRGDILLPTIGHALAFIERLERPEMVGVNPETGHEQMAGLNFPHGIAQALWAGKLFHIDLNGQSGIKYDQDFRFGAGDLRQAFWLVDLLETAGYDGSLHFDFKPVRTDGIDGVWESAKNCMRNYLILKERAAAFRADPAVQEALTASRLHELARPTAEDGLKALLADTSAYENFDATTAAERSMAFEALDQLAMEHLLGVR; the protein is encoded by the coding sequence ATGACCGAACGCTTCACTCCCACTTCCGCGGACAGGTTCACGTTCGGTCTGTGGACGGTGGGCTGGCGTGGCAATGACCCGTTCGGTGACGCGACGCGTCCGGCGCTGGATCCGGTGGAGTCGGTGGAGCGGCTCGCGGAGCTGGGTGCGCACGGTGTGACGTTCCATGACGACGACCTGATCCCGTTCGGGTCGGACGAGAAGGAGCGGGCCCGGCTGGTCGGGCGGTTCAAGGACGCGTTGGAGCGGACCGGGATGAAGGTCCCGATGGCGACGACGAACCTGTTCACGCACCCGGTGTTCAAGGACGGCGGGTTCACCTCGAACGACCGTGACGTGCGGCGTTTCGCGCTGCGCAAGGTGATCCGGAACATCGATCTGGCCGCCGAGCTCGGTGCGAGCACGTATGTGGCCTGGGGCGGGCGTGAGGGTGCGGAGTCCGGGGGTGCCAAGGACGTGCGTCTGGCGCTGGACCGGATGAAGGAGGCCTTCGACCTGCTGGGCGACTACGTCACCGAGCAGGGCTACGACCTGCGGTTCGCGATCGAGCCCAAGCCGAACGAGCCCCGTGGTGACATCCTGCTGCCCACGATCGGTCACGCCCTGGCCTTCATCGAGCGCCTGGAGCGCCCGGAGATGGTCGGTGTGAACCCGGAGACCGGCCACGAGCAGATGGCCGGGCTGAACTTCCCCCACGGCATCGCGCAGGCCCTGTGGGCGGGCAAGCTCTTCCACATCGACCTCAACGGCCAGTCCGGTATCAAGTACGACCAGGACTTCCGTTTCGGCGCCGGGGACCTGCGCCAGGCGTTCTGGCTCGTCGACCTGCTGGAGACCGCGGGCTACGACGGATCGCTGCACTTCGACTTCAAGCCCGTGCGCACCGACGGCATCGACGGGGTCTGGGAGTCCGCGAAGAACTGCATGCGCAACTACCTCATCCTCAAGGAGCGCGCCGCGGCCTTCCGCGCCGACCCGGCCGTCCAGGAGGCCCTGACCGCCTCCCGCCTGCACGAGCTCGCCCGCCCCACCGCCGAGGACGGCCTCAAGGCCCTCCTCGCCGACACCTCCGCCTACGAGAACTTCGACGCCACCACCGCAGCCGAACGCTCCATGGCCTTCGAAGCCCTCGACCAGCTCGCCATGGAACACCTCCTCGGCGTCCGCTGA
- the xylB gene encoding xylulokinase, whose translation MPPRTVVIGVDSSTQSTKAAVTDTETGELLAVGRAPHVVTGEGGARETDPEVWWLALCDAVAAGLKESGLSPSAVVGIAVAGQQHGLVTLDRAGRPLRPSLLWNDTRSAPQAAALVAELGGPEAWTARTGTVPVASMTATKWRWLRENDPANAEATAAVRLPHDFLTERLAGVAATDPGDASGTCWYSTATGAYDPDLLERLGLDVSMLPEVAATGGTRIGSLTESAAEALGLPAGIAVAAGTGDNMSAAVGLGLGGAGLLDHPVLSLGTSGTVFAASRTRPASTALSGFAGADGTYLPLACTLNCTLAVDKVAALLGLHRDDATPGGEAVLLPYLDGERTPDLPTSSGLLTGLRHDTTPQQLLGAAYEGAAFTVLRALDELLLACGLDPADPEVAGRPLRLIGGGAQGRTWVETVRRLSGRPLIVPGSGELVALGAAALAASAAGGGDPVAIATRWNEKSEDAELPPVERDTETWERVGTVLDKASEPLLGG comes from the coding sequence ATGCCGCCGCGTACCGTCGTCATCGGCGTGGACAGCTCCACCCAGTCCACCAAGGCTGCAGTCACCGACACCGAGACCGGTGAGCTGCTCGCCGTCGGCCGCGCTCCGCACGTCGTCACCGGCGAGGGCGGTGCCCGCGAGACCGACCCCGAGGTCTGGTGGCTGGCCCTGTGCGACGCCGTCGCGGCCGGGCTCAAGGAGTCAGGGCTCTCCCCGTCCGCCGTGGTCGGCATCGCGGTCGCGGGTCAGCAGCACGGCCTCGTGACCCTCGACCGGGCCGGACGCCCGCTGCGCCCCTCGCTCCTGTGGAACGACACGCGCTCCGCGCCGCAGGCGGCGGCGCTCGTCGCCGAGCTGGGCGGCCCCGAGGCGTGGACCGCGCGCACCGGCACGGTGCCCGTCGCGTCCATGACCGCGACGAAGTGGCGGTGGCTGCGCGAGAACGACCCTGCGAACGCCGAGGCGACGGCGGCGGTGCGGCTGCCCCACGACTTCCTCACGGAGCGGCTCGCGGGTGTCGCCGCGACGGACCCGGGAGACGCGTCGGGCACCTGCTGGTACTCCACCGCGACGGGCGCGTACGACCCGGACCTCCTGGAGCGCCTCGGTCTCGACGTCTCCATGCTGCCGGAGGTCGCCGCGACGGGCGGGACCCGGATCGGCTCCCTGACGGAGTCCGCGGCCGAGGCGCTCGGCCTGCCGGCCGGGATCGCCGTCGCGGCGGGCACCGGGGACAACATGAGCGCCGCCGTGGGCCTGGGCCTGGGCGGCGCGGGACTGCTGGACCACCCCGTCCTGAGCCTCGGCACCTCAGGAACGGTCTTCGCCGCGTCGCGGACACGACCGGCGTCCACGGCCCTCTCCGGCTTCGCCGGCGCCGACGGGACGTACCTCCCGCTGGCCTGCACCCTCAACTGCACCCTGGCGGTCGACAAGGTGGCGGCCCTGCTCGGGCTGCACCGCGACGACGCGACGCCCGGCGGCGAGGCCGTGCTCCTGCCCTACCTGGACGGCGAGCGCACCCCGGACCTGCCCACCTCGTCCGGACTGCTCACGGGGCTCCGCCACGACACCACGCCGCAGCAGCTGCTGGGCGCCGCGTACGAGGGGGCGGCCTTCACCGTGCTGCGGGCGCTCGACGAGCTGCTGCTGGCATGCGGCCTCGACCCTGCCGACCCCGAGGTCGCCGGCCGGCCCCTGCGGCTGATCGGCGGCGGCGCCCAGGGGCGCACCTGGGTGGAGACCGTGCGTCGTCTTTCGGGCCGTCCCCTGATCGTGCCGGGCAGCGGCGAGCTGGTCGCGCTCGGCGCGGCGGCGCTGGCCGCCTCCGCGGCGGGCGGCGGCGACCCGGTCGCCATCGCCACCCGGTGGAACGAGAAGTCCGAGGACGCCGAACTCCCGCCGGTCGAACGGGACACCGAGACGTGGGAGCGCGTCGGTACGGTGCTGGACAAGGCGTCGGAGCCTCTCCTCGGCGGATGA